In Daucus carota subsp. sativus chromosome 4, DH1 v3.0, whole genome shotgun sequence, one DNA window encodes the following:
- the LOC135152044 gene encoding uncharacterized protein LOC135152044, with translation MAQHWYSRPPPNSISCFADLSRAFIGQFVGSKTHVKSSASLMNLHQGKNESLREYMNRFTKEALKVPDLDQKVAMIALQQGTTDDNFRQSLAKRAPDNMNDLQERAGKYIKAEESLRKSQSNQGLNTNFKKRGNDVEYNAENKYAKKDDDEKSPAKKKVGPRFTEYARLNAPRSQILMEIEKDESVRWPKPIRTDLEKRNKDLYCRFHKDTGHKTDDCRQLKDEIEFLIRRGKLSKFTKDGDKNYRDNDSRGRDNDDKRTQPRGPVINVISGGPTAAGTSSNSRKAYAREVMNIVGEPPKRAKIDYTMAFDNIDLEKVKFPHDDPLVITPVIGNSSVKRVLVDNGASVDILFYDAYEKMGYSDTQLTPSDMPIYGFNNVETKIEGMIQLPVTMGTEPRQATCMVNFLVVKASSTYNAILGRTGIYAFKAIPSTYHMKIKFPTWNGIGEELGDQKMARKERRGKPAEDLVPVPLYTEESEKVTYVGALLQEDLKQELVRFLRTNRDVFSWTAADMPGIDPLFMTHKLNVNPDRKPIKQKKRNFAPERQEAIK, from the exons atggcgcaacattggtatagtcgccctccccctaattctatctcttgttttgctgacttgagcagggctttcatagggcaatttgttggaagcaaaacgCATGTTAAGAGCTCTGCCTCtctaatgaatttgcatcaaggtAAGAATGAATCACTCCGGGAatatatgaatcgttttaccaaagaagccttgaaggtcccggacctagatcagaaggtagccatgattgcactccaGCAAGGTACCACTGATGACAACTTTCGCCAGtctctagccaagagggcccccGATAATATGAACGACTTGCAAGAAAGAGCCGGGAAGTACATTAAGGCGGAAGAAAGCCTAAGGAAATCCCAGAGTAACCAAGGGCTGAACACCAATTTTAAGAAACGTGGAAACGATGTCGAGTATAACGCTGAGAACAAATATGccaaaaaggatgatgatgagaagtcgcctgctaaaaagaagGTAGGACCAAGGTTCACAGAATATGCTAGGCTCAACGCCCCAAGAAGTCAGATCCTAATGGAGATCGAAAAGGATGAGAgtgttcgatggccgaagcccATAAGGACCGACCTAGAGAAACGAAACAAAGATTTGtattgtcgattccacaaagacacggggcataagaccgatgattgtcgaCAACTGAAGGACGAAATCGaattcttgatccgaagaggcaagttGTCTAAATTTACCAAGGATGGAGACAAGAATTATCGGGACAATGACAGTCGTGGAAGAGACAATGATGATAAGAGAactcagcctcgagggcctgtgaTTAACGTAATCTCCGGAGGGCCTACGGCTGCAGGCACTTCGAGTAATTCAAGAAAAGCTTATGCAAGAGAAGTGATGAAtatagttggagaacccccgaaaCGGGCAAAAATTGACTATACAATGGCATTCGATAATATTGACCTTGAGAAGGTGAAATTCCCCCATGATGACCCCTTAGTAATCACTCCAGTCATTGGAAACTCGTCTGTAAAGAGAGTGCTGgttgataatggagcctcggtggatatcttgttctatgatgcctatgaaaagatgggatacTCCGATACTCAACTAACACcctcggatatgcctatatatggcttcaataatgtggaaaccaagattgaaggcatgatccaacttcCTGTAACCATGGGTACCGAACCTAGACAAGCCACGTGTATGGTAAATTTCCTGGTCGTTAAAGCCTCATcaacctataatgccatccttgggaGGACTGGAATATATGCTTTTAAGGCAATCCCGTCCACTTATCACATGAAGATTAAATTCCCGACTTGGAATGGAATTGGAGAAGAACTGGGAGAccagaaaatggcccgaa aagaaagaagaggcaagcctgccgaagatTTGGTTCCAGTCCCATTGTATACTGAGGAATCCGAAAAGGTCACTTATGTTGGAGCATTACTCCAGGAAGACTTGAAGCAAGAGCTTGTGAGGTTCTTGAGGACCAATCGCGATGTTTTTTCTTGGACAGCGGCTGACATGCCAGGTATTGATCCTTTATTCATGACTCACAAGTTGAATGTGAATCCTGATAGGAAACCGATTAAGCAAAAGAAGAGGAATTTCGCTCCCGAAAGGCAGGAAGCCATTAAATAG